The Melitaea cinxia chromosome 21, ilMelCinx1.1, whole genome shotgun sequence genome has a window encoding:
- the LOC123663920 gene encoding PIN2/TERF1-interacting telomerase inhibitor 1 codes for MSMLAGPRRKQKVINLRAKNNAWSNDTNKFGQKMLEKMGWSAGKGLGAKENGIVEHVVAKYKNDEKGLGFEDKNDQWTKHEDDFNALLANLSNSESNAEVLHSGISLEDKSKKSKARIHYHKFTRGKDLSKYSEKDLANIFGKKSFKETEEEEILRDDVTTSEQVFTEKGSMDDYFKNKLASLKSKSKLLNSFNGEKKAEDVSDYSFKGFSNDTESTHEITTNGFGHQPFSFYHNKTETSNNNLDDVDKTKTKKKKKSKNREENCDNILSFESVTNNESETVEQQEIKSKKSKKKKYQEMYEETDQCELAKKKSKNRNRDCENEQEQCTESDVPKKKKKRKNKEYE; via the exons atgtcTATGTTAGCGGGTCCTCGTCGAAAACAAAAAGTGATAAATCTCCGTGCTAAAAACAATGCTTGGAGCAATGACACAAATAAGTTCGGTCAGAAAATGTTGGAGAAAATGGGCTGGAGTGCGGGAAAGGGGTTAGGTGCGAAAGAAAATGGAATTGTTGAACATGTTGTTGCTAAATATAAAAACGATGAGAAGGGACTCGGTTTCGAAGACAAGAATGATCAATGGACGAAACATGAGGACGATTTTAATGCTTTACTTGCGAATCTTTCGAACT cAGAGAGCAATGCCGAGGTCTTGCACAGTGGTATTTCATTAGAagataaatcaaagaaaagcAAAGCCCGTATTCACTATCACAAGTTCACACGGGGTAAAGATCTATCAAAGTACAGTGAGAAAGACCTAGCCAACATATTTGGTAAGAAAAGCTTCAAAGAAACTGAGGAAGAAGAAATTCTCCGAGACGATGTTACAACCTCCGAACAAGTTTTTACCGAGAAAGGAAGTATGGATGATTACTTTAAGAATAAATTAGCAAGTTTAAAGTCAAAGTCTAAATTACTGAACTCTTTTAATGGTGAAAAGAAGGCAGAGGATGTATCAGATTACAGTTTCAAAGGTTTTTCAAATGATACTGAATCCACGCATGAAATTACTACTAATGGATTTGGACACCAACCTTTTTCATTTTATCACAACAAAACAGAAacatctaataataatttagatgaTGTTGATAAAACTAAAaccaagaaaaagaaaaagtccAAAAATAGGGAGGAAAACTGTgataatatattaagttttgAATCAGTAACAAACAATGAGTCAGAAACAGTTGAACAGCAAGAAATTAAATCAAAGAAATCCAAAAAGAAGAAATATCAAGAAATGTATGAAGAAACAGATCAGTGTGAACTAGCAAAGaagaaaagtaaaaatagaAACAGGGATTGCGAAAATGAACAGGAGCAATGTACAGAAAGTGATGTacctaaaaagaaaaagaaaagaaaaaataaagaatatgaataa